From a region of the Leptospira kmetyi serovar Malaysia str. Bejo-Iso9 genome:
- a CDS encoding ABC transporter permease: MFQNIKWIFFKEVKVFFGTFMAPLVFGGTAFLNSLFVLILNFNSGTNYVDTTVITFLSFMSTIIIAMLILAMGSITEERNRGTLEFLFTAPITDLEIVAGKFAFGTLICFLISVFVNGLFPIFLYSFWKAPLYIVVSGTIGVFLLGIFSFAIGLFGSSLGKNQMTSLLISIVIVLTLWVSGYFSYLFDSVTRKILYHLHIFSHFIAFCKGVLPLNGIVFFVSGALFFLYLTVKVLESRRWRG, translated from the coding sequence ATGTTTCAAAATATTAAATGGATTTTTTTCAAAGAAGTCAAAGTGTTCTTCGGAACCTTTATGGCTCCCTTGGTTTTCGGCGGAACCGCCTTTTTAAATTCTCTCTTCGTGTTGATTCTGAATTTTAACTCAGGCACGAACTACGTCGATACGACCGTGATCACGTTTCTTTCCTTTATGTCCACGATCATCATAGCGATGTTGATTCTCGCGATGGGAAGTATCACGGAAGAAAGAAACCGCGGAACTCTGGAGTTTTTATTTACGGCTCCGATCACGGATCTGGAAATCGTCGCGGGTAAGTTCGCGTTCGGAACCTTGATCTGTTTTTTGATTTCGGTTTTCGTAAACGGATTGTTTCCGATCTTCTTATATTCTTTTTGGAAGGCCCCGCTTTATATCGTAGTTTCGGGAACGATCGGAGTTTTTCTTTTGGGAATTTTTTCCTTTGCGATCGGACTTTTCGGAAGTAGTCTCGGTAAGAATCAGATGACTTCTCTTCTGATTTCGATCGTGATCGTTTTGACCCTTTGGGTTTCGGGATATTTTTCGTATCTGTTCGATTCGGTAACGAGAAAGATCCTCTATCACCTCCATATTTTTTCGCACTTCATCGCGTTTTGTAAAGGAGTTCTGCCTTTGAACGGAATCGTTTTCTTTGTGAGTGGAGCGTTGTTCTTTCTTTATCTCACCGTGAAAGTTTTGGAATCTAGGAGATGGAGAGGATGA